One window of the Streptomyces asoensis genome contains the following:
- a CDS encoding LacI family DNA-binding transcriptional regulator, translating into MDEGDSARRGNGTHKRPRLEDVAARVGVSTASVSLVLRGVPGPSERTRERVLRAAADLGYQVDRTASMLASRRTRLLGVMVDIHSPFHAELVEQLHTAAEDVGYDLVLSTLTRTRDEHTAVETLLAFRSEALILLGPTAPADTLAALDRKSPVIAVGRRIADAGLDVVRTADDEGVGQIVDHLVDLGHREIVYVDGGRGVIATDRRRGYRTAMRRRGLEAGIRVLHGDNTEEGGEHAARRLIEGGDLPTAVVAFNDQCAIGVLAALARAGVAVPGQVSVVGYDDDTLSRLSCFNLTTVSQGAREQARHAVTAAVERLDQGRTEAREVVLTPRLVRRGTTAAPA; encoded by the coding sequence GTGGACGAGGGTGATTCCGCACGTCGGGGGAACGGCACGCACAAGCGCCCCAGGCTGGAGGACGTGGCCGCGCGGGTGGGTGTGTCCACCGCCTCGGTCTCCCTGGTGCTGCGCGGAGTGCCCGGCCCGAGCGAGCGGACCCGGGAGCGGGTCCTGCGGGCGGCCGCCGATCTCGGCTACCAGGTGGACCGCACGGCCAGCATGCTGGCCAGCAGGCGCACCCGGCTGCTCGGCGTCATGGTAGACATCCACAGTCCGTTCCACGCCGAACTCGTCGAGCAGCTGCACACGGCCGCGGAGGACGTCGGTTACGACCTCGTCCTGAGCACCCTCACCCGCACCCGCGACGAGCACACCGCCGTGGAGACACTGCTGGCCTTCCGCAGCGAGGCGCTGATCCTGCTGGGCCCGACCGCCCCCGCCGACACCCTCGCCGCCCTCGACCGCAAGTCACCCGTCATCGCGGTGGGCCGCCGGATCGCCGACGCGGGCCTGGACGTCGTACGCACCGCGGACGACGAGGGCGTGGGTCAGATCGTCGACCACCTGGTCGATCTCGGACACCGCGAGATCGTCTACGTGGACGGCGGCAGGGGTGTCATCGCCACCGACCGGCGCCGCGGGTACCGCACGGCCATGCGCCGCCGCGGACTCGAGGCCGGCATCCGGGTGCTGCACGGCGACAACACCGAGGAGGGCGGCGAACACGCGGCCCGTCGGCTCATCGAGGGCGGCGACCTGCCCACGGCGGTCGTCGCCTTCAACGACCAGTGCGCCATCGGCGTCCTCGCCGCCCTCGCCCGGGCGGGCGTCGCCGTCCCGGGGCAGGTCTCCGTGGTCGGCTACGACGACGACACGCTCTCCCGGCTGAGCTGCTTCAACCTGACGACCGTCAGCCAGGGCGCCCGGGAACAGGCCCGGCACGCGGTGACCGCCGCCGTCGAACGCCTCGACCAGGGCCGCACAGAAGCCCGTGAGGTCGTCCTCACCCCCCGTCTCGTCCGCCGCGGCACCACGGCCGCGCCGGCCTGA
- a CDS encoding AfsR/SARP family transcriptional regulator has product MPLEPVRFTVLGAVRVFRGDTELQLGGPQERAFLALLLAGAGRPVAVGEIVDALWGAAPPRSAVNVVRRHVGSLRRLLEPGLAARAEGHWLVRDAGGYRLVTDGDSSDLLRFRALREEGRRIADRSPAQAVELLTEALSLWRGPLAVGIPAQARAHPAFDAVDRELPAAVRQAADAALRAGRPDAVLPELRQAAARHPLDEPLQAGLLLTLAAAGHRSEALAAYEAVRARLAEELGIDPGAELRDARDTVLHGVRGAEVGPSGASSAVSDGAGTDGSAAHAPAPSPSSALPAPAFPPPAQLPHGIAAFTGRDVELDEAFALSGADGSGPGTVVISAIGGMAGVGKTTLAVHWAHRVADRFPDGQLYVNLRGFDPSGAVLDPGEAVRGFLDALGVPPDRVPHGVDAQAALYRSVLAGRRILVVLDNARDTEQVRPLLPGSPGCLTIVTSRDELPGLVAAHGAHSLVLRPFDAVQARAFLVRRLGAERVAAEPRAADEISGLCAGLPLALACVAARAAGHPHFPLAAVAAELREAHGSLDAFARSDASVDVGTVFSWSSRAVSAEAARLFRLLALHPGPDLSLPAAAALAGLPVRRARPLLAELTGLHLVTEHSPGRYAFHDLLRAHAGELVHERHTEADRAAALNRLHHHYLHTAHAADRLLAPNADPLPPPPAPEGVHPEPLADDDRALAWLTAEHAVLLAVVETAAASGQPVQERLACQLAWSLEPFFDRRGHWHDGLAVQRTALDAARRLADPALEARGLRGLARVEGRLGLHSRAVPRLERALELFTALGDDTGRAHTHRSLGWECDQQGDLPGALRHNQFALGLFRTLGDRAAQASVLNSVGWYHAQLGEYRHALTHCFEALTMLQQLGDRYGQAATWDSIAYAHHHLGRHPHALLGYRNALALLRDLGVPYVEADILVRVGDTHLATGDHDGARTAWQQALILLRGLNHPDAERVEALLNARDGHAGAV; this is encoded by the coding sequence GTGCCGCTGGAGCCGGTGCGGTTCACGGTTCTGGGAGCCGTTCGGGTGTTTCGGGGGGACACGGAACTGCAGCTCGGTGGACCACAGGAACGTGCCTTCCTGGCCCTGCTGCTGGCCGGAGCGGGCCGGCCGGTCGCCGTGGGCGAGATCGTCGACGCCCTGTGGGGAGCTGCTCCGCCGCGCAGCGCGGTCAATGTCGTCCGGCGCCATGTGGGTTCGCTGCGCCGACTGCTGGAGCCCGGCCTCGCCGCCCGCGCGGAGGGACACTGGCTGGTACGGGACGCCGGTGGATACCGGCTGGTGACCGACGGTGACTCCTCGGACCTGCTGAGGTTTCGCGCACTGCGCGAGGAAGGGCGCCGGATCGCGGACCGGTCACCCGCGCAGGCGGTCGAACTCCTCACCGAGGCGCTGTCGCTGTGGCGCGGGCCGCTCGCCGTCGGCATTCCCGCGCAGGCCCGTGCGCACCCGGCGTTCGACGCGGTGGACCGTGAGCTGCCGGCCGCCGTGCGGCAGGCCGCGGACGCCGCGCTGCGCGCCGGGAGGCCGGACGCGGTCCTGCCCGAGCTGCGACAGGCCGCCGCGCGGCACCCGTTGGACGAACCCCTCCAGGCGGGACTGCTCCTCACGCTGGCTGCGGCCGGCCACCGCTCGGAGGCGCTGGCCGCGTACGAGGCCGTACGGGCGCGGCTGGCCGAGGAACTGGGGATCGACCCCGGAGCTGAACTGCGCGACGCGCGCGACACGGTTCTGCACGGGGTGCGGGGAGCGGAGGTGGGGCCGTCCGGTGCGTCGAGCGCGGTGTCCGACGGTGCGGGCACCGACGGTTCCGCCGCGCATGCACCTGCGCCGAGTCCGTCGTCCGCTCTTCCGGCGCCCGCTTTTCCGCCGCCTGCCCAACTGCCGCACGGCATCGCGGCGTTCACCGGTCGAGACGTCGAGCTCGACGAGGCGTTCGCGCTGTCCGGTGCGGACGGGTCGGGGCCCGGGACCGTGGTGATCAGTGCCATCGGCGGTATGGCGGGCGTCGGCAAGACCACGCTCGCGGTGCACTGGGCCCACCGGGTCGCCGACCGGTTCCCCGACGGGCAGCTCTACGTCAACCTGCGCGGTTTCGACCCGTCCGGCGCCGTCCTGGACCCGGGGGAGGCCGTCCGGGGGTTCCTCGACGCGCTCGGTGTGCCGCCGGACCGCGTCCCGCACGGGGTCGACGCGCAGGCCGCCCTCTACCGCAGCGTGCTCGCCGGCCGCCGGATCCTCGTCGTGCTGGACAACGCGCGTGACACCGAGCAGGTGCGGCCGCTGCTGCCCGGCTCGCCCGGCTGCCTCACCATCGTCACCAGCCGCGACGAACTGCCGGGGCTCGTCGCCGCCCACGGCGCCCACTCCCTCGTCCTGCGCCCGTTCGACGCCGTCCAGGCGCGGGCCTTCCTGGTCCGCCGGCTGGGCGCGGAACGGGTCGCGGCCGAGCCCCGGGCGGCCGACGAGATCAGCGGACTGTGCGCCGGACTGCCCCTGGCCCTCGCCTGTGTCGCCGCCCGCGCCGCCGGGCATCCCCACTTCCCGCTCGCCGCCGTCGCCGCCGAACTGCGCGAGGCCCACGGCAGCCTCGACGCCTTCGCCCGCTCCGACGCCTCCGTGGACGTCGGCACGGTCTTCTCCTGGTCCTCGCGCGCGGTCTCGGCGGAAGCCGCCCGGCTGTTCCGGTTGCTCGCGCTGCACCCCGGCCCCGACCTCTCCCTGCCGGCCGCGGCCGCCCTGGCGGGCCTGCCCGTACGCCGGGCCCGACCGCTGCTGGCCGAGCTGACCGGTCTGCACCTCGTCACCGAACACAGTCCCGGCCGCTACGCATTCCACGACCTTCTTCGCGCCCACGCCGGCGAACTCGTCCACGAGCGGCACACCGAGGCCGACCGCGCGGCGGCCCTGAACCGGCTGCACCACCACTACCTGCACACCGCCCACGCCGCGGACCGGCTGCTGGCCCCCAACGCCGACCCGCTGCCCCCGCCGCCCGCGCCCGAGGGCGTCCACCCCGAACCCCTCGCCGACGACGACCGTGCCCTGGCCTGGCTCACCGCCGAACACGCGGTGCTGCTCGCCGTGGTCGAGACGGCCGCCGCGTCGGGGCAGCCGGTGCAGGAACGTCTCGCCTGTCAACTGGCCTGGTCCCTGGAGCCGTTCTTCGACCGGCGCGGTCACTGGCACGACGGGCTCGCCGTGCAGCGCACCGCGCTCGACGCGGCCCGACGGCTCGCCGATCCCGCGCTCGAGGCCCGCGGCCTGCGTGGACTGGCCCGGGTGGAGGGCCGGCTCGGTCTGCATTCCCGAGCCGTTCCCCGACTGGAGCGGGCCCTGGAGCTCTTCACCGCGCTGGGCGACGACACGGGCCGTGCCCACACCCACCGCAGTCTCGGCTGGGAGTGCGACCAGCAGGGCGACCTGCCCGGCGCCCTGCGGCACAACCAGTTCGCCCTCGGCCTGTTCCGTACGCTCGGCGACCGCGCCGCACAGGCCAGCGTGCTGAACTCGGTCGGCTGGTACCACGCTCAGCTCGGGGAGTACCGGCATGCCCTGACCCACTGCTTCGAGGCCCTCACCATGCTCCAGCAACTCGGGGACCGCTACGGGCAGGCCGCCACCTGGGACAGCATCGCCTACGCCCATCACCATCTCGGCCGTCACCCGCACGCGCTCCTCGGCTACCGCAACGCGCTCGCTCTGCTGCGCGACCTGGGCGTGCCCTACGTCGAGGCCGACATCCTCGTCCGGGTCGGCGACACCCACCTCGCCACCGGCGACCACGACGGTGCCCGCACCGCGTGGCAGCAGGCTCTGATCCTCCTCAGGGGCCTGAACCACCCCGACGCCGAGCGGGTCGAGGCACTGCTGAACGCACGGGACGGTCACGCCGGTGCCGTCTGA
- a CDS encoding AfsR/SARP family transcriptional regulator has product MRFEVLGPVRVWREERELDPGFPQQRALLALLLAHAGRPVPTSGIVDVLWAERPPASALNVVRRYVGAVRRLLEPGLPPRAPGRRLLRRTGGYVLEAATDEVDLLRFRELTRQGKRAAATGRPETAARQFVLALGEWRGPVAMGIPASAREHVQFTAVQRELLETARLAADSALLCGHAEQALPALRRATAHDPLDESLHARLVLVLAACGLQAEALGAYEDVRRRLARELGLTPGTELAAAHTRVLRQDLGHRLRRGPAVHLGRPIGTTRTTPTPAPTPPPPTEPPTPGPAAPDLATPERTTRGGPGIGGPGPGGLGPGAPGVGAPGVGAPGVGGSATRAPGVGGSATRAPGTGAPATVAPGTGAPGVGAPATVAPGIGAPGTGAPATVAPGIGAPGTGAPATVAPGTGAPGTGAPGTGAPGTGTPGIGAPGTGAPGTGTPGIGTPGTGAPGTGGPGIGAPGAEAPGTGTPGPEGSGVGTVASGCAASGSTRAGAVAPGGAAAEAGASGAAASGLSASGAAASGLSASGAAAPGLSASHLTDCGAPAPADAGSGPTTQDLAAQSLAAQDLATQDPTAQSLAAQSLAAQDLAAQSLAAQGGPTAQGPTGQGPTAQGPSALRPVDPGPTTVSSAGNRAAVSGLVTPVEGGGLGRMNDAPAGRGVVGFVRPAQLPSALPSFVGRVAESDWLERAAGSAAGIVLVGGMAGIGKSTLALHWAHRATDRFPDGQLYMALRGSDPARPAVEPADALRGMLAALGVPAPRMPDGVDALTGMYRTLLARRRVLVVLDDAAGTGQLSPLLPTGPGCLALVTSRHALPGLVASGARPLRLAPPSPEDAYALLAGRIGAERVAAEPRAADEIVARCGRLPLALATVAARAVSRRDFPLAAVAAALREAHGSLDALAATREAFLGSYRLLTPDSARLFRLLPRHEGPDITPAGAAALAGLPVRRARLLLGVLADAHLLTEPAPGRYTLHDLLRVFATERAAAEGRPRGR; this is encoded by the coding sequence ATGCGGTTCGAGGTGCTGGGGCCGGTACGGGTGTGGCGGGAGGAACGGGAGCTCGATCCCGGCTTCCCCCAGCAACGCGCCCTGCTCGCCCTGCTCCTGGCGCACGCGGGCCGGCCCGTGCCCACGAGCGGGATCGTCGACGTGCTGTGGGCCGAGCGGCCGCCCGCCAGCGCGCTGAACGTGGTGCGGCGTTACGTCGGCGCGGTGCGGCGGCTGCTCGAACCGGGGTTGCCGCCCCGCGCCCCCGGCCGGCGTCTGCTGCGCCGTACCGGCGGATACGTCCTGGAGGCGGCGACCGACGAGGTCGACCTGCTGCGCTTTCGTGAGCTGACCCGGCAGGGCAAGCGGGCGGCGGCCACCGGACGGCCCGAGACGGCGGCCCGGCAGTTCGTCCTGGCGCTGGGGGAGTGGCGTGGGCCGGTGGCGATGGGGATCCCGGCGTCCGCGCGCGAACACGTCCAGTTCACGGCCGTGCAACGGGAACTCCTCGAGACGGCCCGGCTGGCGGCCGACTCGGCGCTGCTGTGCGGCCACGCCGAGCAGGCGCTGCCCGCCCTGCGCCGGGCCACCGCGCACGACCCCCTCGACGAGTCGCTGCACGCCAGGCTGGTGCTGGTCCTGGCCGCCTGCGGACTCCAGGCGGAGGCGCTGGGGGCGTACGAGGACGTCCGCCGACGCCTCGCCCGCGAACTGGGCCTCACCCCGGGCACCGAACTGGCGGCGGCCCACACGCGCGTACTGCGCCAGGACCTCGGACACCGCCTCAGGCGCGGGCCCGCCGTACACCTCGGCCGACCGATCGGAACCACGAGAACCACCCCCACCCCAGCCCCCACGCCCCCGCCCCCGACCGAGCCCCCCACCCCGGGACCAGCGGCCCCTGACCTCGCCACCCCCGAACGGACCACTCGCGGAGGGCCCGGCATCGGGGGGCCTGGCCCCGGAGGACTCGGCCCCGGAGCGCCCGGCGTCGGAGCGCCTGGCGTCGGAGCGCCTGGCGTCGGGGGGTCCGCCACACGGGCGCCTGGCGTCGGGGGGTCCGCCACACGGGCACCTGGCACCGGGGCGCCCGCCACAGTGGCACCGGGCACCGGTGCGCCTGGCGTCGGGGCGCCCGCCACAGTGGCACCGGGCATCGGAGCGCCTGGCACCGGAGCGCCCGCCACAGTGGCACCGGGCATCGGAGCGCCTGGCACCGGAGCGCCCGCCACAGTGGCACCGGGCACCGGAGCGCCTGGCACCGGAGCGCCTGGCACCGGAGCGCCTGGCACCGGAACTCCCGGCATCGGAGCGCCTGGCACCGGAGCGCCTGGCACCGGAACTCCCGGCATCGGAACTCCCGGCACCGGTGCGCCTGGCACCGGGGGGCCGGGCATCGGAGCTCCCGGTGCAGAGGCCCCCGGCACCGGGACTCCCGGTCCGGAGGGTTCCGGCGTCGGCACTGTCGCCTCGGGGTGTGCCGCTTCCGGGTCGACCCGGGCGGGGGCTGTCGCTCCGGGAGGCGCCGCTGCCGAGGCAGGTGCGTCCGGGGCTGCCGCCTCGGGGCTCTCCGCGTCCGGGGCTGCCGCCTCGGGGCTCTCCGCGTCCGGGGCTGCCGCTCCGGGGCTCTCCGCGTCCCACCTCACCGACTGCGGGGCTCCTGCTCCTGCGGACGCCGGCTCCGGTCCCACCACCCAGGACCTTGCCGCCCAGAGCCTCGCCGCCCAGGACCTTGCCACCCAGGACCCCACGGCCCAGAGCCTCGCCGCCCAGAGCCTCGCCGCCCAGGACCTTGCCGCCCAGAGCCTCGCCGCCCAGGGTGGCCCTACGGCCCAGGGCCCCACCGGGCAAGGCCCCACCGCGCAAGGCCCCAGTGCCCTGCGTCCTGTCGATCCGGGGCCTACGACAGTCAGTTCCGCCGGCAACAGGGCTGCTGTCTCCGGGCTTGTCACTCCCGTTGAGGGGGGCGGCCTCGGCCGTATGAACGACGCCCCAGCCGGGCGGGGCGTCGTGGGGTTCGTGCGGCCCGCTCAGTTGCCGTCGGCTCTGCCCTCCTTTGTGGGGCGGGTGGCCGAGTCGGACTGGTTGGAGAGGGCGGCCGGCTCGGCGGCGGGGATCGTGTTGGTCGGTGGGATGGCCGGGATCGGCAAGAGCACCCTCGCGCTGCACTGGGCGCACCGGGCCACCGACCGGTTCCCGGACGGGCAGTTGTACATGGCGTTGCGTGGCTCCGATCCGGCCCGGCCCGCCGTGGAGCCGGCCGACGCGCTGCGCGGGATGCTCGCGGCGCTCGGCGTGCCCGCGCCCCGCATGCCGGACGGGGTGGACGCCCTGACCGGCATGTACCGCACCCTCCTCGCACGTCGGCGCGTCCTCGTGGTCCTCGACGACGCCGCCGGCACCGGACAGCTGAGCCCGCTGCTGCCCACCGGGCCGGGCTGTCTGGCGCTGGTCACCAGCCGCCACGCCCTGCCCGGCCTCGTCGCGTCGGGAGCGCGGCCGCTCCGCCTCGCACCGCCGTCCCCCGAGGACGCGTACGCGTTGCTGGCCGGGCGGATCGGTGCCGAGCGGGTGGCCGCCGAACCCCGGGCCGCCGACGAGATCGTCGCCCGGTGCGGCCGGTTGCCCCTGGCGCTGGCCACCGTCGCCGCGCGCGCCGTCAGCCGACGGGACTTCCCGCTCGCCGCGGTGGCCGCCGCACTGCGCGAGGCGCACGGCAGTCTCGACGCCCTCGCCGCCACCCGCGAGGCCTTCCTGGGTTCCTATCGGCTCCTGACGCCGGACAGCGCGCGGCTGTTCCGGCTCCTGCCCCGGCACGAGGGACCCGACATCACCCCGGCCGGGGCCGCCGCGCTCGCCGGGCTGCCGGTCCGTCGAGCCCGGCTGCTGCTCGGCGTACTCGCCGACGCCCACCTCCTCACCGAACCCGCGCCGGGCCGCTACACCCTCCATGACCTGCTGCGGGTCTTCGCCACCGAACGCGCCGCGGCGGAGGGCCGGCCACGCGGCCGGTGA
- a CDS encoding alpha/beta fold hydrolase — MNPPRTGTLAVPGATLHYETLGSGPVLLLIPGGAGDAGLYAGMAPELATRYTVVSYDPRGLSRSPLDGPADAPRADEQVSVWSDDAHRLLALLSPDEEAVVLGCSSGAVVAVDLLARHPERLRRVVAHEPPLLELLEDPAPHRALFAEVRETFHTEGADAAMARLGEGLADGSTRQAPTQPTELPPEIREMAVRMHTNLPVFLGRVLRPFSSAVPDLAALRPVAHKLVPAAGRDSRRQLPLYGPAARLAEVLGSGLVEFPGGHLGAVESPKEFADHLLTVLDRPAR; from the coding sequence ATGAACCCGCCCCGGACCGGCACCCTGGCAGTGCCCGGCGCCACCCTCCACTACGAGACGCTCGGCAGCGGACCGGTCCTGCTGCTCATCCCCGGCGGCGCCGGGGACGCCGGACTGTACGCGGGCATGGCGCCGGAACTGGCCACCCGCTACACGGTCGTCTCGTACGACCCCCGTGGCCTGTCCCGCAGCCCTCTCGACGGCCCGGCGGACGCTCCCCGCGCCGACGAACAGGTGTCGGTCTGGAGCGACGACGCCCACCGGTTGCTCGCACTGCTCTCCCCCGACGAGGAGGCGGTCGTCCTCGGTTGCAGCTCCGGTGCCGTCGTCGCGGTGGACCTGCTCGCCCGGCACCCGGAGCGGCTGCGCCGGGTGGTCGCGCACGAACCGCCGTTGCTGGAGCTTCTGGAGGATCCCGCCCCGCATCGAGCGCTGTTCGCCGAGGTACGCGAGACCTTCCACACCGAGGGCGCCGACGCCGCCATGGCCCGGCTCGGCGAGGGACTGGCGGACGGATCGACCCGGCAGGCGCCCACGCAGCCGACGGAACTGCCGCCCGAGATCCGGGAGATGGCCGTCCGGATGCACACCAACCTGCCCGTCTTCCTGGGCCGCGTCCTCCGCCCGTTCTCCTCGGCCGTGCCCGACCTCGCGGCGCTCCGGCCCGTGGCCCACAAGCTGGTGCCGGCCGCCGGGCGCGACTCCCGCCGCCAACTCCCGTTGTACGGACCGGCCGCGCGCCTCGCGGAGGTTCTGGGATCCGGACTCGTCGAGTTCCCGGGCGGCCACCTCGGAGCCGTCGAGTCCCCGAAGGAGTTCGCCGATCACCTGCTGACGGTCCTGGACCGACCGGCCCGGTGA
- a CDS encoding DUF6355 family natural product biosynthesis protein, which translates to MRVRRTVLSTLGSVALVLTSLGALTAATASPAAADPCGFYETGSDAFYNHCTSDGSRVVIKVDVAWAADYERCVGPGISWLGSAAKIQGAHYTGHTC; encoded by the coding sequence GTGCGTGTTCGTCGTACGGTGCTCAGCACCCTCGGTTCCGTCGCTCTCGTCCTCACCTCTCTCGGTGCGCTGACCGCCGCCACCGCGAGCCCCGCGGCCGCGGACCCGTGCGGCTTCTACGAGACCGGTTCCGACGCCTTCTACAACCACTGCACGTCGGACGGTTCACGCGTGGTCATCAAGGTCGACGTGGCCTGGGCGGCCGACTACGAGCGGTGCGTCGGCCCCGGCATCTCGTGGCTGGGCTCCGCCGCGAAGATCCAGGGCGCCCACTACACCGGCCACACCTGCTGA
- a CDS encoding LuxR C-terminal-related transcriptional regulator, producing the protein MASVLIVNDQSLQRVGLRMLLTAEPDLTVVGDTASGAEAVRMSAALRPDVVLLGGHRPETDDIETIRRIAHPPRLTALPGPVGPGGQPPRILVLTSTGHEGYAYAALRAGAGGFLLKDATPHELTAAIRVVAAGDAVITPELTRALIDTVRHERAPRPGERAVGLDTFTERERDVLVAVASGWSNAEIAARLSIAPTTVKSHVSHILAKIGGRARVQAVAFAYEYGLVRPAA; encoded by the coding sequence ATGGCCTCCGTACTCATCGTCAACGACCAGTCCCTTCAACGCGTCGGCCTGCGCATGCTGCTGACCGCCGAGCCCGACCTGACCGTCGTGGGCGACACGGCGAGCGGGGCCGAAGCGGTCCGGATGAGCGCCGCGCTCCGTCCCGACGTCGTCCTGCTCGGCGGCCACCGCCCCGAGACGGACGACATCGAGACCATCCGCCGCATCGCCCACCCGCCGCGCCTCACCGCACTCCCCGGCCCCGTCGGACCGGGCGGGCAGCCGCCGCGGATCCTGGTACTGACCTCCACCGGTCACGAGGGGTACGCCTACGCCGCCCTGCGCGCCGGCGCCGGCGGATTCCTCCTGAAGGACGCCACACCCCACGAACTGACCGCGGCCATCCGCGTCGTGGCCGCCGGAGACGCCGTCATCACCCCCGAGCTGACCCGCGCGCTCATCGACACCGTCCGCCATGAGCGCGCCCCGCGCCCCGGCGAGCGGGCGGTAGGGCTCGACACCTTCACCGAGCGCGAACGCGACGTCCTCGTCGCCGTCGCCTCCGGCTGGTCCAACGCGGAGATCGCCGCACGGCTGTCCATCGCCCCGACCACCGTGAAGTCCCACGTCAGCCACATCCTCGCCAAGATCGGCGGCCGCGCCCGGGTCCAGGCGGTCGCCTTCGCCTACGAGTACGGCCTGGTGCGCCCGGCGGCCTGA
- the dacB gene encoding D-alanyl-D-alanine carboxypeptidase/D-alanyl-D-alanine endopeptidase has translation MNDITAETPVHSFAPGGRRRHRKAKQSSIGVRRAIVLALALPVTSAALAGPSAFAAEKGIGTTAKDTAAGGTLDADDQQMVANLETRVLDQRLGSEVSGVVLDSESDATLWDHNGATALMPASNTKLATATAALTVLGPNHKFTTRVVYGNGTLTVVGGGDRTLTSADLAELAKTAVAGLKAAGLTSVKVAVDDSLFGEPTLANGWNTGYYPDSVAPVRALVVDGHGVQDTSIDAGQVFAQQLTAAGVTVDGAVTRAEASPGDVPVARHQSAPLSEIVHKMIKVSDNNIAETLLRMTALGAGRPATFEGGTEVVRQVLSVRYGVSLDNFEIHDGSGLSRANRIPAATLAEILELLTESRYSRTLGSILDGLPVSGEAGSTLGPEWGRFDDVNSKCAVGKVHAKTGTLTGAIALSGLTQGKDGKWKVFSFIENNSTANPNDIKDAMDGLAATVNGCWA, from the coding sequence ATGAACGACATAACGGCGGAAACACCCGTGCATTCCTTTGCCCCGGGCGGTCGACGCCGGCACCGCAAGGCCAAGCAGAGCAGTATCGGCGTCCGGCGGGCGATCGTGCTCGCACTGGCCCTGCCCGTCACCTCGGCGGCCCTGGCGGGCCCCTCGGCGTTCGCCGCCGAAAAGGGCATCGGCACGACGGCCAAGGACACGGCGGCGGGCGGGACGCTCGACGCGGACGACCAGCAGATGGTCGCCAATCTGGAGACCCGTGTCCTCGATCAGCGGCTGGGGTCCGAGGTCAGCGGTGTGGTCCTGGACTCCGAGTCGGACGCCACCCTGTGGGACCACAACGGGGCCACCGCGCTGATGCCGGCGTCCAACACCAAGCTCGCCACGGCGACCGCCGCCCTGACGGTGCTCGGCCCGAACCACAAGTTCACCACGAGGGTCGTCTACGGCAACGGCACCCTGACCGTGGTCGGGGGCGGCGACCGTACGCTGACCAGCGCCGACCTCGCCGAACTGGCGAAGACCGCGGTCGCCGGGCTCAAGGCGGCGGGACTGACGTCGGTGAAGGTCGCCGTGGACGACAGCCTCTTCGGCGAACCGACCCTGGCCAACGGCTGGAACACCGGCTACTACCCCGACTCCGTCGCCCCGGTGCGCGCACTGGTCGTCGACGGGCACGGAGTCCAGGACACCTCGATCGACGCCGGGCAGGTCTTCGCCCAGCAGCTCACGGCGGCCGGGGTCACCGTCGACGGCGCCGTCACCCGCGCCGAGGCGAGCCCGGGCGACGTCCCGGTGGCACGGCACCAGTCGGCACCGCTGTCGGAGATCGTCCACAAGATGATCAAGGTCAGCGACAACAACATCGCCGAGACCCTGCTGCGGATGACCGCACTCGGCGCGGGCCGCCCGGCCACCTTCGAGGGCGGCACGGAAGTCGTGCGCCAGGTGCTGAGTGTTCGGTACGGCGTTTCCCTCGACAACTTCGAGATCCATGACGGAAGCGGCCTTTCGCGGGCCAACCGCATTCCGGCCGCCACGCTCGCGGAAATCCTCGAACTGCTGACGGAATCCCGTTACTCCCGGACCCTGGGCTCCATCCTCGACGGATTGCCCGTATCCGGTGAGGCCGGCAGCACGCTCGGTCCGGAATGGGGCCGCTTCGACGACGTGAACTCCAAGTGCGCGGTCGGCAAGGTGCACGCGAAGACCGGCACCCTCACCGGAGCCATCGCCCTGAGCGGTCTGACGCAGGGCAAGGACGGCAAGTGGAAGGTCTTCTCGTTCATCGAGAACAACTCCACGGCCAACCCGAACGACATCAAGGACGCCATGGACGGCCTCGCGGCCACCGTGAACGGCTGCTGGGCGTAG